A single genomic interval of Argopecten irradians isolate NY chromosome 8, Ai_NY, whole genome shotgun sequence harbors:
- the LOC138328763 gene encoding cytidine deaminase-like — MNVDTFDPSIQSLVHAAVKAKDRAYCPYSNFRVGSAVLCADGSVVTGVNVENASYGLSVCAERVAIWNAVAQGHTEFKGVAISCDVKGSFKGSCGACRQVFAEFNLEMPLYLVKPDMTVKVVTVAELLPMSFTPQSLKEERTT; from the exons ATGAACGTAGACACTTTTG ATCCGAGTATACAGTCACTGGTTCATGCTGCGGTCAAGGCCAAAGACAGGGCGTATTGTCCGTACAGCAACTTCCGGGTCGGTTCAGCCGTGCTTTGTGCGGATGGCTCAGTGGTCACTG GCGTCAATGTAGAGAACGCGTCGTACGGTCTGAGTGTCTGCGCGGAGAGAGTGGCCATTTGGAATGCGGTAGCCCAGGGACACACAGAATTTAAAGGCGTGGCCATATCGTG cGATGTGAAGGGGTCGTTTAAAGGCTCTTGTGGGGCGTGCAGACAGGTGTTCGCTGag TTTAACCTTGAGATGCCGCTGTATCTCGTCAAGCCCGACATGACTGTCAAAGTTGTTACGGTAGCAGAATTACTCCCGATGTCTTTCACACCACAAAGTCTAAAGGAGGAACGCACAACGTGA
- the LOC138329241 gene encoding uncharacterized protein yields MAASTKRHRYQYNKPEVCCLLLIALINIIVVSSVSCHDMFNPSDILSSVDNACLVLLTEFASMDTSAVFNDLATKTFIDEPRTRFGLIEVTPFIWPSGQELSVQFTSHSGQAEIIIFERRIPDRTCLLMRKSPSSLSPSLYSGFVSHASLTDFINNKCNTYISASGGLSIEGLHRKEILNTLFSVSQISDNTMRKLLGLDDPYVGILNMEDGEQEITSTEMLHDLKTNDENKESNEENGVCQTGHSPDESLSCKKHGFGNDESIPQCERISKPSVEHFFHNYIKLSKPVIIENITKSWPAFQKWTNEYFKKEFGNHDIYVKLTPGGEFEGVEKAELWENFNTFSIPPEVKLQLPHPELVVVRPASLGLKFSDFVDMIENVTRGELKNVSAYLEYSSIPEHLPELEEDIIEMPFIAPGRHRLDHLNIWLSDGNTLGKLHFDPYDNFLCQIHGQKQVILFEPHQNENLYEAHIAEAIFSYNKTTKEFRRSSLVDSTSMVMSPVDILKPDFQKFPQFASAMPLNCTLREGDVLFMPSFWWHEVQSSPNVTVGHNLAVNFWYDPFLTKEFPCQECRLDINPRYRHLL; encoded by the exons ATGGCGGCCTCCACGAAACGACACCGGTATCAATACAACAAACCAGAAGTTTGCTGCTTATTGTTGATTGCTTTGATCAACATCATTGTGGTGTCGTCTGTGAGTTGCCACGACATGTTTAACCCTTCTGATATTTTATCGTCTGTTGACAACGCGTGTTTAGTCTTATTGACGGAGTTTGCTAGCATGGACACGTCAGCTGTCTTCAATGATCTGGCAACCAAAACATTCATTGATGAACCACGCACGCGATTCGGATTAATTGAAGTGACACCATTTATATGGCCGAGTGGTCAGGAATTATCAGTACAATTTACTTCACATTCAGGTCAAgcagaaataattatttttgaaagaaGAATACCGGATAGGACTTGTTTGCTTATGAGAAAAAGTCCATCATCTCTGAGTCCCAGCCTTTATTCTGGATTTGTAAGCCATGCCAGTCTGACTGATTTTATAAACAACAAGTGCAATACGTATATTTCTGCGAGTGGGGGACTGAGTATAGAAGGTCTTCACAGAAAAGAAATTCTAAATACGCTTTTTTCTGTATCACAGATTTCAGATAACACAATGAGGAAACTGTTGGGCTTGGATGATCCTTATGTTGGTATACTGAATATGGAAGATGGAGAACAAGAAATAACCTCTACAGAAATGTTAcatgatttaaaaacaaatgatgaaaataaagaaagtaATGAAGAAAATGGAGTATGTCAAACAGGTCATAGTCCAGATGAAAGTTTGTCATGTAAAAAACATGGTTTTGGAAATGATGAATCTATACCACAATGTGAGAGAATAAGTAAACCATCTGTTgagcatttttttcataactacataaaactatcaaaaccagttattatagaaaatataacaaaatcttgGCCCGCTTTTCAGAAATGGACAAATGAGTATTTCAAGAAAGAATTTGGCAATCATGATATTTATGTTAAGTTAACACCAGGAGGAGAATTTGAAGGAGTAGAAAAAGCAGAACTCTGGGAAAATTTTAACACTTTCTCTATCCCCCCTGAGGTAAAATTGCAGCTTCCACATCCCGAACTAGTGGTTGTAAGACCAGCATCACTAGGATTGAAGTTTTCAGATTTTGTGGACATGATTGAAAATGTTACCAGGGGAGAGTTGAAAAATGTATCAGCATATTTAGAATATTCATCAATTCCTGAACACCTGCCAGAATTAGAAGAGGATATAATAGAAATGCCATTTATAGCTCCTGGGAGACATCGATTGGACCATCTTAACATATGGCTCAGTGATGGGAATACTTTGGGGAAACTTCACTTTGATCCGTATGATAATTTTCTTTGTCAG ATTCATGGGCAAAAGCAAGTGATCCTCTTTGAGCCACACCAAAATGAAAATCTATATGAGGCCCATATTGCAGAAGCTATTTTTTcatacaacaaaacaacaaaagaatTCCGACGCAGCTCATTAGTTGACAGTACATCCATGGTTATGTCACCTGTCGATATCCTGAAACCAGACTTTCAG AAATTTCCACAGTTTGCCTCAGCTATGCCACTAAACTGCACATTGAGGGAAGGTGACGTCCTGTTCATGCCAAGTTTCTGGTGGCATGAGGTCCAATCTTCACCAAATGTAACAGTCGGACATAACCTTGCTGTCAATTTCTG GTATGATCCCTTCCTGACAAAAGAGTTCCCGTGTCAGGAGTGTCGATTAGATATCAACCCTAGGTACCGTCACCTGCTGTGA